Below is a window of Paraburkholderia azotifigens DNA.
GACGCCTTCGAGCAGCTGTTCGAGCGAGCGGCCGCTGCGCTGCATCGCCGCGAGCACCAGCAGCGCAGAGACGATGCCGTCGCCCGTCGAATGACGATCCAGCGACAGGATGTGGCCCGAGCCTTCCGCGCCCAGTTCCCATCCGTGCTCGCGCAGCTTCTCCAGCACGTAGCGGTCGCCGACGGCCGCGCGCACGAACTGCACGCCAGCCTTCTTCAGCGCGACCTCGACGGCCATGTTGGTCATCAGCGTGCCGACGGCTCCCTCTACCTTGCCTTGCGTCGCGATCCGGTCCTGCACGAGCACGTACAGCAGCTCGTCGCCGTTGTAGAGCCGCCCGTTCGCATCGACGATCTGCAGGCGGTCCGCGTCGCCGTCGAGCGCAATGCCGAGTTCCGCCTTGTTCGCGCGCACCGCACGCACCAGTGCATCCGGCGCCGTTGCGCCGACGCCCTCGTTGATGTTGAAGCCGTTCGGTGACACGCCGATCGTGATCACATCCGCGCCGAGCTCATGGAAGACATGCGGCGCCACGTCATACGCCGCCCCGTGCGCGCAATCGACCACCACTTTCATGCCGCGCAGGTCGAAAGACTGCGGGAACGTGCTCTTGCAGAACTCGATGTAGCGGCCGGCCGCGTCGTCCAGACGCCGCGCCTTGCCGAGCCGCTCGGACGGCGCGCATTCGAGCGGCTTGTCCAGCTGCTCTTCGATTTGCAGTTCGACTTCGTCCGGCAGCTTGTTGCCGTCGGCGGAGAAGAACTTGATGCCGTTGTCGTAGTACGGATTGTGCGACGCGCTGATCACCACGCCCGCGGCGAGACGCAAGGCGCGCGTCAGGTACGCGACGCCCGGTGTCGGCATCGGCCCGGCCAGCATCACGTCGACGCCCGCCGCCGAGAAGCCCGACTCCAGCGCGGCTTCGAGCATGTAGCCCGACACGCGTGTGTCCTTGCCGATCAGCACCGTCGGGCGCTTGCCCGTCTTCGCCCAGGTGTCGGCGCCTGCCAGTACCTTGCCGGCCGCGTAGCCGAGCCGCAGCACAAAGTCCGGCGTGATCGGCGCATCGCCGACCTTGCCACGAATCCCATCCGTTCCGAAATATCGACGTGCCATATTAGAATTTTCCTCCCAAGCGTGGAGATCAGGCGCGCCGCGCTGCGTCGCGCGTCGCCGCCCATACTTTCAGTGCATCCACCGTTTCCGCCACATCGTGCACGCGGATGATCGCCGCGCCACGTTCAGCCGCACATACCGCCGCCGCAACGCTTGCCGCGACGCGTTGCCGCGGCGGCCGATTGATGAGAGCGCCCAGCATCGACTTGCGCGACATGCCAGCAAGGATAGGCAGCGGATCACCGAGGACAGGGGTCGTCTTAGGCAGGTGTGCGAGCAGCGCATAATTATGCTCGACGGTCTTACCAAATCCGAAGCCTGGATCAACGCAGATGCGATTTTTTGCAACACCGGCGCTTAGCATCGTGTTTACACGTTCATCAAGAAAGGCACGGACGTCGGCGACGACGTCGGCGTAAACCGGCTCACCGACCTGCATCGTCTGCGGCTCGCCGAGCATGTGCATCACACACAGCCCGCACTGGCTGTCGCGCACGGCATCGATCGCGCCGGGCATCCGGAAGCCCCAGATATCATTGATCAGATCAGCGCCCGATGCCAGCGCATGACGCATCACTTCGGGCTTGTACGTGTCGACGGACACGGGAATGCCCGCGTCACTCAGCTCCTTGACGA
It encodes the following:
- the folP gene encoding dihydropteroate synthase, encoding MSNSDSPLYPIPEPMQCGRFTFTFERPLVMGILNVTPDSFSDGGLFGEPGKARQQAEMMLADGADIIDIGGESTRPGAPPVPLDEELARVIPLVKELSDAGIPVSVDTYKPEVMRHALASGADLINDIWGFRMPGAIDAVRDSQCGLCVMHMLGEPQTMQVGEPVYADVVADVRAFLDERVNTMLSAGVAKNRICVDPGFGFGKTVEHNYALLAHLPKTTPVLGDPLPILAGMSRKSMLGALINRPPRQRVAASVAAAVCAAERGAAIIRVHDVAETVDALKVWAATRDAARRA
- the glmM gene encoding phosphoglucosamine mutase: MARRYFGTDGIRGKVGDAPITPDFVLRLGYAAGKVLAGADTWAKTGKRPTVLIGKDTRVSGYMLEAALESGFSAAGVDVMLAGPMPTPGVAYLTRALRLAAGVVISASHNPYYDNGIKFFSADGNKLPDEVELQIEEQLDKPLECAPSERLGKARRLDDAAGRYIEFCKSTFPQSFDLRGMKVVVDCAHGAAYDVAPHVFHELGADVITIGVSPNGFNINEGVGATAPDALVRAVRANKAELGIALDGDADRLQIVDANGRLYNGDELLYVLVQDRIATQGKVEGAVGTLMTNMAVEVALKKAGVQFVRAAVGDRYVLEKLREHGWELGAEGSGHILSLDRHSTGDGIVSALLVLAAMQRSGRSLEQLLEGVKLFPQKLINVRMQPGADWKGSDAIRRAISEAEGALDGSGRVLIRASGTEPVLRVMVEAAHEKDALHHAEAIAAVVKQATT